Within Vicia villosa cultivar HV-30 ecotype Madison, WI linkage group LG1, Vvil1.0, whole genome shotgun sequence, the genomic segment TCTTATTTATTTCCTCTACGCGTGTGTGCGTTCGtgactattatttatttatacagTATTGGACACTGCTGCTGGGGTTTGGTTGGATCGAAATGGCATTGTATCCTCATCACGCTCAAACAAAGGTCATGATTATGACCCTTCTTTGGAGCTCATGCGACGTTGTCGCCATGCAGCAGCAGCTGTTGGTGTTCGAGTCTATATCCATGGTGGTCTTAGAGGAGGTGAGTACTTGCATTATTAGTGATGAAATTGTAACGATAGTAATAAGGgattaaggttttttttttccCTTCTTGAAAGCCAAATAAATGCAAGACATTATTACAAAAACAGTTAGGCTGATAATAGTAAAATAACTCTTTTGTGCATTACATGAGATAAATGCCGTCAGCCTGTCTGTCATATCAATGTACTGATTTTGTACTTTTTATTAAATCCATTAGCATTGATTGGTTTATTGGCAGCTGCATGGGACTCTAGTTCTGTGTACCCTCCTGGCAAGAATTAAACTGGATCCCCATGTCAAGTTATGtcttttgtttaaattaaattgagGCAGACGTGTCCTGTTCGTTTTCATTTCCGTGTCCAATCATACATCTATTAATTTCCATATCATAGCAAGAAAATTTGTTTACCTATTATATCTCTAACGGCGAGCCATCACTAAATAGGTTATCATATGTCACACTCAAAAATGATTTGGTACCCTTTTAAAAAAGTAATAGTGTAATTGTAGAGAGAAGACTAGACATGATAAGATTAGAAATCACAATATTAGAGAGTTTCGGGGTAACACCTATAGTAGAAAAGACGGTGGAAAGTAGACTTAGGTGGTTCGGACATGTAGAGAGAATACCTGTAGATTCTGTTGTAAGGTGGGTGGATCAGATGAAGAGGAGTCAAACAACTATAGAAAAACCATAAAAGAaactattaagaaagatctcgagattaacgaACTGGATAGAAACATGGTCTTGGATAGAAGGCGGAATTTGATCCATGTCGCCAACCCCACTTAATGCAATAAGGTTTTGTAGTTGTTGTTGTATTTGTAGTAAGACTCAAGACATCTGTATCAGCTAGGATCTTTTTAGTGGCTCCTCCTAACCTAATATTATGACATTTATATCCATTGGAGTGTACTGTCAATGTGATGAAAATCCAACACACTTGTTTCCTGGAATGACTATTATTGAGAAAAATTCGAAGTCCCACATAGGATAAAGACAAAGCCTGAAATGAATTTATCAAGAGTCACACCCCTCAGCTTATAGGCCGATtttgtaagaatgagttagaCCCAATAGAAAAACCTAATATGGTATCTAAGCATATCGATACAGGCCATCCATAACTGGTTATATCTATGCATCAAGCCCAATAGTGTTGTGTGGGAGGTgtatttgaaaaaaattcaaatcccACATGGGATAAAGATAAGGTCTTAAACGAGTTCATAAAGTTTGATACCCcaccttacaagccggttttgtaaagATGAGTTAGACCTGATATAAAAGCCTAATAGCCATGATATGGTAGGTGAATAAAACTAGTGGGAGACAGCTGTTGAGGAAATGGGTCATAGAGAATGGATTTGAGTGACGGAAACAGTGGAAAAAACCGGATAAAGTTGCTGGTAATGGAAATTTAGTGATACACTGCACTTAGAGGAATTTGTTACATTCTAACAGTTGCTAGCAGGAATTAGAAGGCCTGTTGAAGGAATTAGAAGgttttgttttctaatttttattCTGGACTGGAGATGTCATGATAAATTGATATTTTCATTCTTCTTAAACTGGTAGACATTGATATTCTAATTTGTTTTCTCTGTTCACCAATTATGATGACACCATGTTAACCTATGCAGATACACTACTGGGTGATTTCTTAGTGGCTGAAAATTCGCCATCAGGTTCACCTTTTGATAGTCCCAAACTTAATCAGTCTAACTTAAATTATAACGGAGAAACACCAAGTTCGGATGGTGGACCAGAAACCCCATCATTTGGTGGCCCAGggtatgttattttttttttcttttttagaagCTCGAGACTTCTAGCTTATCATTCTTGTGCACAGACTATTTAAATTTTATGACAATTTGATGTGTTGATTTTACCAGCTTGGACAAATATTCTCTGGAGAAACTGAGGGAGGCATCAGCTGCTGAAGCTGAGGCAGCTAGTGCTGTCTGGCAATCTGTGCAAGCCATATCAAGTAATCCTGCCGATGAAACATCTGTGTCAGATGGCAACTCGCATGCTGCAGACACAGTTGCAGATGGAAGTGACACAGAGGGAGATGTTCACCTTCATCCTAGAGCTGTATGTGCTTGGAATCCTTATAACTGATGGAAATTCTCTGAAGGAtgcaaattaatataattttattgcaGGTTGTAGTTGCTAAAGAGGCTATAGGTAGCCTTGGTGGAATGGTGAGACAATTGTCactcgatcaatttgaaaatgaaagCAGACGCATGCTTCCCATGAACAGTGATTCCCCATATCCTACAAAAAAGTTCACCAGGCAGAAATCCCCTCAGGGTTTACATAAAAAGGCAAGCATTATCTGATGCACATTCTTCTTCCTTTATATTGTCTGATCTTCACTCGTCTACCCATTTAATTATCGTATCATATTGGTATATTAGATGATTACTTATTGTCATTCTCTTGCCAGATAATTTCAAATTTGCTCAGGCCTCGCAACTGGAAAGCACCTGTAAATAGGCGGTTCTTCTTGGATTCTTATGAAGTGGGTGAGCTTTGCTATGCTGCTGAGCAAATATTTATGCATGAACCAACTGTTCTTCAGCTGAAAGCTCCCGTCAAAGTATTTGGTGATCTTCATGGTCAGTTTGGCGATTTGATGAGGCTATTTGATGAATATGGATTTCCTTCAACCGCAGGAGACATCACGTAAGTCTGTTACATGTATACATATGGGTAGATTAACATTCCTTGTGCCAAAATAGCTTATAGTACTAATCAGCCCTTCTCTATTTCTGTCACACTAtctaatcatggatttttattccTGTGCGTCAATTAGAATTTAGATTGAACATTCTAGTCTTAGACTATCATATTGTAAAATTTCAACCATCCATCTTTTTTTCAATTAACAACTCCTTAGAAAGCAGATCATCAGATTCTTGTTAAGAGTATTTGTTGGTACATCTTATAGATACATCAAGAAGTTTTACGATAGATACACTTGAGGCCCTGGTGGATGTTATTGTGCACTTAGTAACAGGATTTCATTTTCAACAATTAAAATACAGTTGAACACTATTTGATTGGCTCTAAAAATATTCCTTTCCTTTGAAATGTGGATTTCAACAGGCACTTCTTACGAATGGTTTGTTGCATCTGCACTCTGCAACATGTCGAAAAATGTTCCCATTCAAAAACCATTTGTAGAAATGTTTACTTGTAATTTATTGTGATTTGCAGTAAAACATGCAGGGTGATGTTGTGGGTTAAGTTAATATGTGCAGTTTGTTTCTTAACACAATAGTTTAATTCATCCCTTGAGGTGAATTTGGAAAACAACTTAACTAATTGTTGATTGGATTAACGCTTATGCATAAACTATTTATATAATCAAagagaaaatatgattatattgtTTTCCTATGAGCTATAATGGAGAGCTTATTGAAATAAAATGTAAACATCTTATGGACATATCACAACCTCCTATTTTCATAAGCTACCATCTAACAAGTGCTATGTCAGTAGATAAGTTAAAATAAGTTGCTCATAAGACAATCAACATGCAGCCTGGTTTGTTTCAGTTTGTTTTGTATAAATAACACATTTTTTCTAGTTAATGTTAAGTGAGAATTTGTTGAATGCATTATTCTCCTGCTAATGCTACttaaaattatcatttttgtTATAAGTGAAATATTTTATGTTTCAGGTATATTGACTACCTATTTTTAGGAGATTATGTTGATCGAGGACAGCACAGCTTGGAAACCATTACCTTGCTACTTGCTCTTAAGGCAAGACACTTTTAGCTATAAAAAGATGCCAGGTACTTTTGTATTTGGCCTTCATTATCGTTATAATTGACTTTTACTGGTGTTTTGTGATTGTCCAGATTGAATATCCCGACAATGTTCACTTGATACGTGGAAATCATGAAGCTGCTGACATAAATGCATTATTTGGGTTTCGTATAGAGTGCATTGAACGAATGGTAAAGGCGAAGacatatttgttttaattgggtTTTTAGATTTAATTCTGCAACTAACTAGGTGCTTGTAGGGTGAAAATGACGGCATATGGGCGTGGACAAGATTCAATCAACTTTTTAACCATCTCCCACTCGCTGCTCTTATTGAAAAGAAAATTATATGTATGCATGGTGGCATTGGAAGATCTATCAATTCAGTAGAACAGATAGAGAAGATTGAAAGGCCCATAACAATGGATGCAGGATCTATTATTTTAATGGATCTTTTATGGTATCCtcatttcttctttcttctttttttctttttagctATGCTATGTTGGCTTTCCTTTTGTCTTATACCATCTGTACATTTGAAGGTCTGATCCCACAGAAAATGATAGTGTGGAGGGTTTGAGACCAAATGCTAGAGGACCAGGGCTTGTCACTTTTGGGGTAAGTACGCTATCACTCATTGTAAAAATGAGCCTTTCATGCTATTAGGCAAGTTCTCTCAAATGATTTAGGCTCTTAGTTATTTGAAAAGGTCCACTAATCCTTCTTATCCTCCTCTTCACACCCACAGTTTTATGTAGTGATATAAATAAAACTTGTGAACCAAAAAGGAAGAagttaaaaaaatcaattgaaaTTTTTTGGTCGCCTCTACATGATCTAAGAATTAGGGCATAGAAGTTCAAATGTACaattaatacaaaattttatATACAAATATCCGTAGTTGTTTCTGAATGTAATTCAAAGTTCATATTTTTTTGTCTTCTTGACATAATATTTTGTA encodes:
- the LOC131643905 gene encoding serine/threonine-protein phosphatase BSL1, which codes for MMGSKPWLHPAPTYKPIESFWDTDEDAPGPRCGHTLTAVAATKTHGPRLILFGGATAIEGGSTSAPGIRLAGVTNSVHSYDVETKKWTRIKPAGDPPSPRAAHAAATVGTMVVFQGGIGPAGHSTDDLYVLDLTNDKYKWHRVVVQGQGPGPRYGHVMDLVAQRYLVTVSGNDGKRVVSDAWTLDTAQKPYAWQKLNPEGDRPSARMYATASARSDGMFLLCGGRDSSGTPLADAYGLLMHRNGQWEWTLAPGVSPSPRYQHASVFVGARLHVTGGVLRGGRAVEGEPSVAVLDTAAGVWLDRNGIVSSSRSNKGHDYDPSLELMRRCRHAAAAVGVRVYIHGGLRGDTLLGDFLVAENSPSGSPFDSPKLNQSNLNYNGETPSSDGGPETPSFGGPGLDKYSLEKLREASAAEAEAASAVWQSVQAISSNPADETSVSDGNSHAADTVADGSDTEGDVHLHPRAVVVAKEAIGSLGGMVRQLSLDQFENESRRMLPMNSDSPYPTKKFTRQKSPQGLHKKIISNLLRPRNWKAPVNRRFFLDSYEVGELCYAAEQIFMHEPTVLQLKAPVKVFGDLHGQFGDLMRLFDEYGFPSTAGDITYIDYLFLGDYVDRGQHSLETITLLLALKIEYPDNVHLIRGNHEAADINALFGFRIECIERMGENDGIWAWTRFNQLFNHLPLAALIEKKIICMHGGIGRSINSVEQIEKIERPITMDAGSIILMDLLWSDPTENDSVEGLRPNARGPGLVTFGPDRVTEFCKKNKLQLIIRAHECVMDGFERFAQGQLITLFSATNYCGTANNAGAILVVGRGLVVVPKLIHPIPPPLQSPESSPERVMDETWMQELNIQRPPTPTRGRPQPDLDRGSLAYI